CTGCAAACTGGGCATGACTCTTCGTTTTGGTGCAGGGCGGGCTGTGCCTGCTCAGGCTGCAGGTTCTCACACTTTCTGAAGCAAGAGGCCGGCTCGACTCAGTGCTGCTGAAACACACACGCAGCTTTCTGTTTTGCTCATTTATCCACTTAATCTGAGGAAGATTATGGAATAAAAAAATCTGATCGACCTCCAAACGTCGCCTGGTTGCAGCATTACTCAATAAAGTGACTCATTTGTTTGGGACAGAGCTGAGCTGAATGTTTTCTGGGGTCGTTTTGGGATATTTcactgtgttgccatggcaacaaatGATGTGCATGCActgcaaaaaacacaaaatcttaCCAAGTAATGTTGGTCTAATTTCTAGTGCAAATATCTTTGTACACTTGAAATAAGACAAACTAACTTAAAAGCAACTTTTCAGCAACATACAGAGGtgtgtaataaataaataattccgtCATATTGATGAAAACGTTTTAGATTGGTTACCAGATCATTTCACTTGTAACATGGGATAAAAACACCAACAATTACAAATCAAACATCTGGAGTTAGTTGGGCTACTTTACCTGCAAAATTATTCCTGCACTTTACAAGAAAAGAAATTAATACAAATGttcagagatttttttttttttttaccaaagttGCATTAAAACTACAGGGTGGGCCATAAGTTTCCATACATAGGAGAATGCAAAATGTTTATTTCAGATGCTCAAGAAGATGCGTTTGACAAAAAAGCAAAGAATTGAAATTATACTGATGACTGGATCGGGAAGCAGTCACACGAAACTTTAACAGAAAACATGGAACCAGCATCACACACGACACTGTGGCAAAACTTATTTGCAAGTTTCAGAAAACTGGAAATGTTGCAGATCAACCATGAAGTGGTCCAAGACGGGCAGCGATTACACAGAGtcccacaaaataaaaacagttgTCGAATAtaaactgttttattttttctatgtaTGGAAACTTATGGCCCACCCTGGATTAAAACCTAAAAAGCAAATCCAAAGCTTCACCAGAACCTTGCCTGGCAAAACTCTTCCCACCCTTTAAACTCTTTCACATTTTGTCATTAAGATCCACAAACTTCAGTCTATTTTTACAAGGATTTTATGTGACAGATAAAAAAACTATGGACCTCATTGTGAAGTGGGGAAAAAAGGATAAAAGGTTTTCCaaacttttaacaaataaaacttgGAAAATGTGGGATGCATTTGTATATAGCACAgactgaaatatttaatattttgcctaAGTAGTACTTAGTAGTAAATATTCAGTTTTTAAATCTTGGCCCAGATTCCTATTGGGCTTATAACTGGACTTTGACTAGACCATTCAAACACATGAATAGTCTTCTAAACCCTCCATTATATCTCTGTTTAGGGTTGTTAGAGTCGCCTTTAATATGGAAAATGACAGTTCAGTGGGATTTGCAGTTTTGTCTTCTGCCACACATCTTCCTTTGCGTATGTCAGTTCAAAGTTTTTAACTTGCCTTAAACTTCAAGGCTTTTAAATCAAAGGAgtttaaaacaaacacaaatgcaTGCCACACTTTTCAGATTTGTATCTGTAAAACATTTTCAACACCGAGCATCATGTTTGCTACACGACGCAGCGATGCactaatttgtttttaaaaatcccaAGAAAACGACGATGCAGTTTGTGTTTGCAACGTGACAAAGTTGGGAAAACGTTCAAGTTGTGCGAAAACCTTTGCaaaacacaaatttattcagGTTTTAACAGGTTATTGAGATTCATTTGGATCATCCCTCTGATTGCAAACTACCAGAACATGTTGTCAGTGCAAATACGGTCACATCTGCAAATATGAGCAGCTGAACTGTGCCTGCACACAGAGCCGGCCCAAGGCATAAGTAAACAAAGCCTGTGCTCAGTTTACTTAACACAAACCAACAGTGGCCTTGAGTTTTACACAAATCATACATCTAATATTTGATTGAATGTGAATATTATTAAATATGAATTGATGACCTCATAGATAAATTAAAATGTAGcaatttataattattatttaagaTTTAATAGAATAAGCAGGTTTACGTTGTAAAAGTACAAACAATAATCGTCattgtttgttgttttaaacAAGTTACAGTCTAAAAGTGTAAACTTTTTGTGTTTcaacttggtttgtttacaaatAGATGTCAGCAAATAATTATCTGTCACAAAACTGCAGTTTGGTTATAGAAACACATTTGGCTAAGATTCCTTGGCAGCTCGTTTTAATTCATATCCccaaaaacattgttactgaaCTCATAACTGTGTTCATCCAGTTAAATTATTACATATCGCACTGATAAAGGGCCAgtgtaaagaatttattttgttGACATGAATGagtgcactgcaaaaacacaaaatcttaCCAAGTTTTTTCAGTCTACACTGTAAGAAAAAAAGGTCTCTAATTTAGCTGCCGGTCAAAAACCGTCTCTTAATTTACATAAAATTTTACAGTAAatgagtttttttgtgtgtggtttCTAGTGCAAATGTCATAGTACTTGAATTAAGACAAAACGAACTTATAAGCAACTTTTCAGCAAGATGTAGGAGATTGTTTTAAGTCAATAATtccttaatattaataatatttaacTTAGAACTTATATTTTACTTAAactgaaatataaataaaataatctacctatggaagtggtactttttcatGGGTATTAAGGAATTATTGACTAAACAAGATCCTATCTCTTGCTGAAAAGTTATTTAtaagttcatttggtcttatttcAATTACTAATACATGTACTTGACTGGAAGTTTAATGTTTTTGCTGTGTGTTGATAAAGATTTTTGGTTTACGTCCTGTAGACGCTCCTCACCTTTTTTAAACTCCTCCAGCATCGCGTCCAGCTTGGTGTCGTTGAAGACGCAGTGCAGCGGGTGTTTGTAGAACTGCGTTATGGTTTTCAGCGGAGTGCAGTCGTCCGGGTCCACGAAGGCCAAGTCCTTGACAAACAGGATGTCCAATATGTTGGACCTGTCGTTCTCGAACACCGGTATCCTGGTGTACCCGCTCTCCATGATCTCTGACATGGTGTTGAAGTCCAGCACCACGTCCGACGCCAGCATGAAGCAGTCGCTCAGCGGCGTCAGGACGTCCTCCACCGTCTTGGTGCGCAGCTCCAGCGCGCCCTGGATGATGTTCAGCTCCTCTTTCACCAGATCGTGGTACGGGTCTGAGACGCGCAGCATCTCCAGCAGTTTCTCTCTGGTGTAGAAGTTGGAGATCTCCTGGTTGAGAATGAGGTCCAGCAGTTTGCTGATGGGGTAGGAGATGGGGAAGGAGAGCACCATCAGCAGCCGCGTCACCCAGATGGTTTTGGACGCGATAGCCAGGCCGTGACGCGATGCCACGGAGTGAGGAAGAATCTCCCCGATGAAGAAGATGCCAAAGGCGCAAATGACCGTGGAGAGCCAGGTCATGCCCAGGATCTGGCACATCCACACCGCCAAAGACGCGTTGATGATCGCGTTGCCCAGCAGCAGCGTGCACaggacgtagttcccatgccgaCGCACAGATTCAATCTTTCGCGCGTAGTTCTGCTCCTTGTCGGTGCCGCTGTTCTGCAGGACTTGTAGCTCCACCGGGTCGAGCGCCAGCAGGCTGAGGTTCAGTCCGCTGAAAAGAGCCGATAAGCCGAGCAGCAGGACGGAGACCAGGACCTGCAGCCAGAGCTCCGGGACAGCAGAGCGCTCTGTCACGGCGACCCAGAAGTCTCTTGTCCGGTAGTGTTCCCACTTGGACCCGTCGAAGGCGCACATGGAGTAATACTTAATCTTCTCCCCTCTTCGCAAGTCTTTGGCCAGCAGCTCGACCAGCACTGAGTTCTGACTGGAAGCAGACTTGAAGGAACCTAAAACCTCGATGTCGGACGTCCTGGCGTTCTTGTCCATGCACATGTTCCTCTTGGGGTGAACCTGTCCCTCTCTGCCGGGACTCGGCTCCTCGATGAAGGCGATCCAGGGCGCGGCATTGTTGGCGCGGGTCCCCGCGGTGCGGTTGAGCCTCTGCGGGGAGGTGGAGTAGTACACCCGCAGCATGAAGCGGGTTCCCTCCGTGGCTTTCAGCACCCCGTCGTCCACGGACAGCTCCGCTCCGGTCTCCTCCGGACGGAAGCCGAGCAGGCAGAGAGCCGGGGTGGGCAGCAGCCAGCAGAGGCCGAGCAGGAGCCACAGGCAGCGGGACGGAGAGAGCGGAGCCCCGCGGGACTGCGGGGACCTGAGGCAGCACCGCGCGGCCTCATCCTCCGCAGCCATGATGCGGTGTGATGAACTGGCTCAGTCCGGGGATCCGGAGTCACGTGGTGCCGCCTGGTTCCGGTCCATGTGGGAAAAGGAGGGACAATCAGCAATCCGTTTTAACGGCGCTGATTCCGGCGATGCAAAACAGCGGAGGAGATGCGCCATCAGCGCCATTAGGTCACTTTCTAATAATAGGCGCGAGCTCAGGAGTTGATATTTTGCTCTTTTCAAAATCTCTGCGCCTTTTTATGATGACATCCTGCAGGCAAACGGCGGATTAAACAGCAGCACTTTTTACAGCTGTCAGAGAGGAAAAGTTGTCTTTTCCTTGGATAGTTTACCAGAAACAAGACTTTTGATGAGCAAAAGTTTTCAAGGCTTTCCGTAGTGGGACAGACTTAATTTACTGATAATTTCTGCTGCTGTTGGGGATTTCAATTCTTTTCAAACATCTTTAATTGTTTTTATCGCACTAAAGCTGCTGCAGTTACCTTTCTTTGTTATATATGTTCATCTTTTTGTTCTCTTTATCTTCCgataaaattgtaaaaaaaaatcctctccacgtgaaagtatttttttgagttttaacTGTAGCTTCTCGTGATCAGATTCAACAACAAAAGTGTTGGAACAACCACAGAGACGGTAATTCATGTTTGACAGATCAGAAAATTGCAGGTGTTTGAAGTTAGCCATCTTGTTTTCAGTGATTTAAAAGCTCAAAGTAACAGTATTTTGGAGGAGTTCTTGCTTTTATGATGAGCCCATATTTACACGGCATGACGGATCTGTTCTTTTTCACTACAAACTGAACCCTCAGACACGAGTTATACCAATTTTCTGGCCACACAGTGAAGAACTTtacaaaatttgaattaaaattgaTGTGTTTCTTCTAGAATAATCCAAAAGAAAGaataaagacagaaagaggaaaAGGAAGAAAGAAAACTAGCATAGTAATATGTATTGTTTTATAGGCATGCATGTAAGTAACTTTGTTTGGGTTAAAATgacgatatatatttttttaatataaactgGACTTAATAGTTTTACAAAGTGTCCTGGAATTGAATGTGCTGTTAATATTCTCTATTTAATGTGTATTTAATTGGAATTTGTGGCCACATGAGGGCGCTGTTTAGATGTTTCTCTGGGAAAGTTGATTAAagtcttttatttattcaggTTTATTTATGCAGAAACGCATCTCTGTCCTGCTTTATGGGTCCCAACAAAACGTTCACACTATTTAATCACATCAAACATCAAATCATTTCCTTTCAGTGAGCCTGAACAAAAGTATTACTAAATGTTCCTGGGCAGATATCAGATCATTTAACCTTCAGACCAAATGTAGCATTGtttcaatgatttaaaaaaatgaagcaatattttcctgttgtGGTTTTATGCATAGTTCTGTCTCCTTTGTTTCAGTGTAacctaataaatgtttttattaagcACTAAAATATTAAGATCTTTCTGCTCTAAGCAATTgggacaaatattttaacataaaCATACAAAATGTATCAATCTGGGTAAAATGGAGCAATGAGTGATTGGAAACGAGTCTCTGCTTTAAACAGATGAACAGAAGACAAGTTTTATTCCTCAGTGAAATAATCAACTAAAAACAGTTTcagataaaaaaatttttacagaCTCATAGTCCAAATTACATAAAAGAAcgataacaaaaacaataaaaagaataaaaattacATAAAAACACTCCTAAACATACCAATGTTTCCAGAACACAGATGTTTCTCTTACTGAACTATATTTAACGTTAGTCAACAATAAGATTATTTCTATTATTAGACTCGTTTAATGGGCAAATAAATTTATGCATGAGATTTCTTAAAACAGCCAAAGAGCTGGCACTAGCAGATTGTGTAATAATAAGAAACATATTTGtaccaaaaaaaattaagagacAAAAgaagcaaaaacattttttattagcATTGGGGA
Above is a window of Corythoichthys intestinalis isolate RoL2023-P3 unplaced genomic scaffold, ASM3026506v1 HiC_scaffold_89, whole genome shotgun sequence DNA encoding:
- the LOC130911717 gene encoding metal transporter CNNM1-like: MAAEDEAARCCLRSPQSRGAPLSPSRCLWLLLGLCWLLPTPALCLLGFRPEETGAELSVDDGVLKATEGTRFMLRVYYSTSPQRLNRTAGTRANNAAPWIAFIEEPSPGREGQVHPKRNMCMDKNARTSDIEVLGSFKSASSQNSVLVELLAKDLRRGEKIKYYSMCAFDGSKWEHYRTRDFWVAVTERSAVPELWLQVLVSVLLLGLSALFSGLNLSLLALDPVELQVLQNSGTDKEQNYARKIESVRRHGNYVLCTLLLGNAIINASLAVWMCQILGMTWLSTVICAFGIFFIGEILPHSVASRHGLAIASKTIWVTRLLMVLSFPISYPISKLLDLILNQEISNFYTREKLLEMLRVSDPYHDLVKEELNIIQGALELRTKTVEDVLTPLSDCFMLASDVVLDFNTMSEIMESGYTRIPVFENDRSNILDILFVKDLAFVDPDDCTPLKTITQFYKHPLHCVFNDTKLDAMLEEFKK